Proteins encoded in a region of the Nicotiana tomentosiformis chromosome 9, ASM39032v3, whole genome shotgun sequence genome:
- the LOC138898447 gene encoding uncharacterized protein, whose protein sequence is MVKGLLGGIMYASSAQVIWEDLAENFNKVDDTRTFNLPKEMTTLSQGTTSVSVYFSKLKDLWEEFEALVPAPARSQILMRSPTPTVNQAYALIVSDEGQKSVIATTGS, encoded by the exons ATGGTAAAAGGTCTTCTTGGAGGAATCATGTATGCATCTAGTGCACAAGTGATCTGGGAAGATCTAGCAGAAAATTTTAACAAAGTGGATGACACAAGAACTTTCAATCTACCTAAGGAAATGACTACTCTATCACAAGGTACAACTTCAGTGTCTGTGTACTTTTCAAAACTGAAAGATCTGTGGGAAGAATTTGAAGCCTTGGTGCCAGCACCTG CTAGGAGTCAGATTCTAATGAGAAGTCCCACTCCTACTGTTAATCAGGCATATGCCTTAATTGTAAGTGATGAAGGACAAAAATCTGTTATTGCTACCACAGGATCATGA